The following proteins come from a genomic window of Acetivibrio cellulolyticus CD2:
- a CDS encoding DUF2935 domain-containing protein, with the protein MLSSMEFVRQSLEIHLFFARIMKEHSFFLQTAFTSRDINFIAQADRFRMEFDRLLGEVVSLSNGVVSPDVLLSGEVFTQYTLNAEMASSYFTGVQIPTGITQAEAGLMGGGIVAINRALEERVSLINQRAMGLLAGLIQFKASILSNVLTCKMFTNNYPLLIDHIMREAKLYLRTIQKLQNRENLDIISEAMAQELFWNKIMAEHAKFIRGLLDPTEEKLFDTANNFGNEFDKLTEEAKAAMDMTVPFTKVTDDSLKATEEIRNFKVQGTEGILQCKIKSIIIPLLADHTVREASHFLRLLKTFKKQY; encoded by the coding sequence ATGCTTTCAAGTATGGAGTTTGTTCGTCAGTCATTAGAGATACATCTTTTTTTTGCAAGAATTATGAAAGAACACTCATTTTTCCTTCAGACAGCATTTACATCAAGGGATATAAACTTTATTGCGCAAGCAGACCGCTTCAGAATGGAGTTTGACAGACTTTTAGGAGAAGTTGTTTCGCTTTCTAATGGTGTTGTTAGCCCGGATGTACTTTTATCGGGTGAAGTATTTACGCAATATACACTTAACGCAGAAATGGCTTCTTCATATTTTACAGGAGTGCAGATTCCAACTGGAATAACACAAGCAGAAGCTGGGTTAATGGGTGGAGGAATTGTGGCAATTAACCGGGCGCTTGAAGAAAGAGTATCTTTGATTAATCAAAGGGCTATGGGGTTATTAGCCGGGTTAATACAGTTTAAAGCTTCAATTTTATCTAATGTTCTAACCTGTAAAATGTTTACAAATAACTATCCCTTACTTATAGATCATATTATGAGGGAAGCTAAGCTGTACTTACGGACTATCCAAAAGCTTCAAAACAGAGAAAATTTAGATATCATAAGTGAAGCTATGGCGCAGGAATTATTCTGGAATAAAATTATGGCAGAACATGCAAAGTTTATTCGTGGGTTGCTTGACCCGACAGAGGAAAAGTTGTTTGATACAGCAAACAATTTTGGAAATGAGTTTGACAAATTGACAGAGGAAGCAAAGGCAGCAATGGATATGACTGTACCGTTTACAAAAGTTACAGATGACAGTCTTAAAGCAACAGAAGAAATTCGGAATTTTAAAGTACAAGGCACAGAAGGAATACTCCAGTGTAAGATTAAGTCAATCATTATTCCATTACTGGCCGATCATACAGTACGTGAAGCAAGTCACTTCTTAAGGTTATTAAAAACATTCAAGAAACAATACTAA
- a CDS encoding manganese efflux pump MntP, whose translation MDLITIILTAVGLAMDAFAVSISCGLADAKNTSRNALNAGIAFGLFQGGMTAGGWLAGYSFRAWIENIDHWVAFALLGIIGAKMIWEAFEGENECIMLTSLKVLITLAVATSIDALAVGISLSALKIDIVLPAVMIGVITFALSYFGVFLGKMIGCNSKFKKYIDMLGGVILVGIGLKILLEHVL comes from the coding sequence TTGGACTTAATAACTATAATATTAACAGCTGTAGGTCTCGCAATGGATGCTTTTGCAGTTTCCATATCATGCGGACTGGCAGATGCAAAAAATACTTCGCGTAATGCTTTAAATGCGGGAATTGCATTTGGACTTTTTCAGGGTGGAATGACGGCGGGCGGGTGGCTTGCAGGTTATTCGTTCAGGGCATGGATTGAGAATATCGATCATTGGGTTGCCTTTGCGTTGCTTGGGATTATTGGTGCTAAGATGATATGGGAAGCATTTGAAGGGGAAAATGAATGTATTATGCTTACAAGTCTTAAAGTTCTTATTACCCTTGCAGTTGCAACGAGTATAGATGCTCTTGCTGTAGGGATTAGCCTCTCGGCTTTAAAAATAGATATAGTATTACCGGCAGTAATGATTGGTGTAATAACTTTTGCGTTATCTTATTTTGGTGTGTTCTTAGGAAAAATGATCGGGTGCAATAGCAAATTCAAAAAATATATTGATATGCTTGGAGGAGTAATTCTTGTAGGTATAGGTTTGAAAATATTGCTTGAACATGTTTTGTGA
- a CDS encoding N-acetylmuramoyl-L-alanine amidase family protein, whose translation MYKIMIDPGHGGKDRANRGPTGYVEADGVLDISLKLKDELVATGAFEVKLTRETDATLGVRARGKMAASWGADMFISEHTNSSGLASNTTVRGTEVYTSVDLKDDALGAEMAKAVAESIGTKNIGAKKRKSNNNPEEDYYAVIDEAQDGGVAHILLIESAFHDNKDDEALLKDDGKRAAIAKAQAAVICKFYGVSVEEEKKLNWRQKIVQEALDLGLITDKTWVDKADETSSIWFVCAIAISMYKKLKG comes from the coding sequence ATGTATAAGATTATGATTGATCCTGGTCACGGCGGTAAAGACAGAGCAAACAGAGGACCGACAGGGTATGTTGAGGCTGATGGCGTTTTGGATATATCACTAAAACTTAAGGATGAATTGGTAGCTACAGGGGCATTTGAAGTAAAGCTCACTAGAGAAACTGATGCAACCTTAGGAGTCAGAGCTCGTGGTAAAATGGCTGCTTCATGGGGAGCGGATATGTTTATATCTGAGCATACGAATTCCTCAGGATTGGCAAGCAACACTACTGTTAGAGGTACAGAGGTATATACCAGTGTTGATTTAAAGGATGATGCTCTTGGAGCTGAAATGGCAAAAGCTGTAGCTGAGTCAATAGGGACAAAAAATATTGGTGCCAAAAAACGGAAGAGTAATAATAATCCGGAAGAGGACTATTATGCTGTAATTGACGAAGCACAGGATGGAGGAGTTGCACATATTCTTTTGATAGAAAGTGCCTTTCATGACAACAAAGATGATGAAGCACTGCTAAAGGATGATGGCAAGAGAGCTGCTATAGCCAAAGCTCAGGCTGCGGTTATTTGTAAATTTTATGGGGTTTCAGTTGAGGAGGAGAAGAAATTGAACTGGAGGCAAAAAATTGTTCAAGAGGCTTTGGATTTAGGGCTTATAACAGACAAAACATGGGTGGACAAAGCAGATGAAACTTCTTCAATATGGTTTGTTTGTGCAATAGCCATAAGCATGTACAAGAAATTAAAAGGATAA